A portion of the Acidisarcina polymorpha genome contains these proteins:
- a CDS encoding tyrosine-type recombinase/integrase, producing MIPRACYQFGSLTRKKREKGPDTWEFRYYEPTELGGRRRKSCIVGTVEKLPTKAHAQKAVEALLLTLNSETPQQRMAAVTFGAICDRYMQEEMPERYSTAKSYRSNIVNHLKPRWGEYLLEKIRPMAVEDWLKNLPMASKSKAHLKSVMHLMYQCAARWEVFNEQRNPIALVRVKGGSKRRQRPTTLTVEEFELIVATLQEPWRLMVQIAQCLGLRVSEIAALQWDDFDFDKNQLLVQRSFVNGRVDDVKTEYSQDYVPLHPSLTEIVLKWSTQAVPTEEGWVFANPRTNRPYYPTEIQKRHLRPSGCCVVECPTCGAAPGVWCNQDQKTGNGVRMLLHETRVKNSGKYGAIGWHTFRHTYRSWLDETGAPMKVQQELMRHASIQTTMNVYGQAMSSSKREANGKVVEMVLKPLKASA from the coding sequence TTGATACCACGCGCATGTTACCAATTCGGAAGCCTCACCCGAAAGAAGCGGGAGAAGGGGCCTGATACATGGGAGTTTCGGTACTACGAACCGACCGAGCTGGGGGGCAGGAGACGCAAGTCCTGCATCGTCGGCACAGTCGAAAAGTTGCCAACCAAAGCTCACGCGCAGAAGGCAGTGGAAGCCCTTCTTCTAACCCTTAACTCTGAAACTCCGCAGCAGCGCATGGCCGCGGTGACCTTCGGTGCTATTTGTGACCGTTACATGCAGGAAGAGATGCCGGAACGGTACTCCACTGCGAAGTCGTACCGGTCCAACATCGTGAATCACCTGAAGCCACGTTGGGGCGAGTATCTGCTCGAAAAGATTCGACCGATGGCGGTCGAGGATTGGTTGAAGAATCTCCCTATGGCCTCGAAGTCCAAGGCGCATTTGAAGAGCGTGATGCACCTGATGTATCAGTGTGCCGCACGCTGGGAAGTCTTCAACGAGCAGAGAAACCCCATAGCGTTGGTTCGCGTGAAAGGCGGCAGTAAGCGCCGGCAACGTCCGACCACGCTGACTGTGGAGGAGTTCGAACTCATCGTTGCGACTCTGCAAGAGCCGTGGCGCTTGATGGTACAGATCGCCCAATGCCTCGGTCTTCGCGTAAGCGAAATCGCGGCGCTTCAGTGGGACGACTTCGATTTTGACAAGAACCAGCTTCTCGTTCAGCGCAGCTTCGTGAACGGCAGGGTGGACGACGTCAAGACCGAATACTCCCAGGACTATGTTCCTCTGCACCCGTCCTTGACCGAGATCGTTCTGAAGTGGAGCACGCAAGCTGTGCCTACGGAAGAAGGCTGGGTCTTTGCCAATCCGAGAACGAACCGGCCTTACTATCCCACTGAGATCCAGAAGCGGCATCTTCGCCCCTCGGGTTGCTGTGTGGTGGAATGTCCGACGTGCGGAGCGGCACCTGGTGTCTGGTGTAACCAGGATCAGAAAACCGGCAACGGCGTCCGCATGCTTTTGCATGAGACGCGCGTGAAGAACTCCGGCAAGTATGGGGCCATCGGCTGGCACACGTTCCGCCATACGTATCGTTCGTGGCTGGACGAGACCGGAGCTCCGATGAAGGTGCAGCAGGAATTGATGCGACACGCTTCTATCCAGACAACGATGAACGTCTATGGACAGGCGATGTCGTCATCGAAGCGG